The Euphorbia lathyris chromosome 3, ddEupLath1.1, whole genome shotgun sequence genome contains a region encoding:
- the LOC136222560 gene encoding cation/H(+) antiporter 4-like gives MAFALSSQVILIVTNMNIVSAPFMVGLAVPAGVPLGSDLVEKFGSFTGGVLMNILISTAFMRADLYLFISNFFNLKQSMIVMFVAFLLKMLGCMIPPVMLKMPINEAAALGLILNYTGFVQLNQSSDHRDRGEFSDKVYGFMAFYILLNATFIPIVVKKLYNPSEIYDGKYNRNALMIKPHSELKILTCIYRQDNADSYIKLLDTINPSKESPIGIYVLHLVELIGRYVPVLVSHSKQKPISTNTSQKIVYDFNQYENNNWDSVSVQLFTSLSSFSLMDEDVINIALEKKTPLIILPLHRRWSIHGCIEADDKGWRIVNRNVLEKAPCSVAIYFSRGSLVRQRFKRGSSFVSYLSVCMIFFGGADDREALILARRMLKNPQVTLTIIHFLRKDHQEEMDESEDRIYDAVLIEDIKNMSTTNEHLDYRSHCVDDGAQTLSMVRALANQFDLFVVGRRYGVSSPQTSGLSEWIELPELGIIGDLFASKDLTTRASVLVVQEQMKIRQLGNL, from the exons ATGGCATTTGCCCTTTCATCACAAGTCATTCTTATTGTTACTAATATGAATATAGTCTCTGCTCCCTTTATGGTTGGCTTGGCTGTACCGGCTGGAGTTCCCTTAGGGTCTGATTTGGTTGAAAAGTTTGGATCTTTTACTGGTGGAGTGCTTATGAATATTCTGATTTCTACAGCATTCATGAGGGCTGATCTTTACCTTTTTATCTCAAACTTTTTCAACCTTAAACAAAGTATGATTGTCATGTTTGTAGCTTTCTTACTCAAAATGCTAGGCTGTATGATTCCACCTGTGATGCTAAAGATGCCAATAAATGAAGCTGCTGCACTTGGCCTCATCTTGAATTACACTGGTTTTGTCCAACTCAACCAGAGCTCCGACCATAGAGATCGCGGG GAATTTAGTGACAAAGTTTATGGCTTCATGGCATTCTATATCTTACTAAATGCGACGTTTATTCCAATTGTCGTAAAAAAGTTATATAATCCGTCAGAAATATATGATGGTAAGTATAATAGGAATGCTCTTATGATAAAACCTCACTCCGAACTCAAAATCCTTACATGCATTTACCGACAAGATAATGCTGACTCGTACATTAAACTACTTGACACTATAAATCCGAGCAAAGAAAGCCCAATTGGTATTTATGTTCTTCATTTAGTCGAGCTAATCGGTCGGTATGTTCCAGTCTTGGTTTCTCATTCAAAACAGAAGCCAATTTCCACCAATACTTCTCAGAAAATAGTCTATGACTTCAATCAGTATGAGAACAACAATTGGGATTCTGTATCCGTTCAGCTTTTCACTTCACTCTCTTCATTTTCATTAATGGACGAAGACGTAATCAATATTGCTCTTGAGAAGAAGACTCCTCTTATAATTCTTCCACTTCACCGGAGATGGTCCATCCATGGATGTATCGAGGCAGACGACAAAGGCTGGAGAATTGTTAACCGTAATGTCCTTGAAAAAGCACCTTGTTCCGTCGCTATATATTTTAGCCGTGGAAGTCTTGTACGACAAAGATTTAAGCGGGGGTCGTCTTTCGTGTCGTATCTGTCGGTATGTATGATATTTTTTGGAGGAGCTGATGACCGCGAAGCCTTAATTTTAGCCAGACGAATGCTAAAAAACCCACAAGTTACACTTACAATTATCCATTTTCTACGGAAAGATCATCAGGAGGAAATGGATGAATCAGAGGATCGTATTTACGACGCTGTGTTGATAGAGGATATAAAAAATATGTCTACGACAAATGAACATCTAGATTATAGATCACATTGTGTTGATGATGGGGCACAGACTCTTTCGATGGTTCGTGCACTGGCAAATCAGTTCGATCTATTTGTCGTAGGAAGAAGATATGGAGTTTCAAGCCCTCAAACATCAGGGTTATCAGAATGGATTGAGCTTCCAGAATTAGGTATAATTGGTGATCTTTTTGCCTCTAAAGATCTGACGACAAGAGCTTCTGTGTTGGTGGTGCAAGAACAAATGAAAATAAGGCAACTGGGAAATTTGTGA